The sequence ATGGGATATTGCCATAATTTTCGCGAATATTTGTTAATGTATCATAAATACCTTTTTCGTATATTTCCCAGCCACGGTAAGGATTAATCTTTTTATTTGGCATGTCATAAGTCTCAAAGAAATCCTCTGGCATCGGTACTGACCATTCATGTGGATTTTCGCGCGCTTGAATTCGACGTGGTTGGTAATAATTAATGCCTAATAAATCCACTGTATTATTTTTGATAATTTCCAAATCTTCTACTAAGTAACTCGGTAAAACATCTGCAGAGCGTAAATCATCAATTAAGTCTGCTGGGTATTCTCCCAGTACTGAGGGGTCTAAAAAAGAACGATTGAAGAAACCATCAGCAAATTGAGCAGCTTTTACATCAGACGGATTATTTTCATCGCGTGCGTAACTTGGCGTTAAATTTAAAATGATACCTATTTCACCGATTTTACCTAATGCACGATAAGCTGCTATTGCTTTAGCACTGGCCAACATTTCATGATACCCTACTTGAACAGCTGCTTTAAAACTCACCTCATGTGGGTAGTGAAAACCATAAAGGTAACCGCCTTCGACTGGAACAATCGGTTCATTATGTGTAAACCATTTTTTGACACGATCACCAAACAATTCAAAACAGGCCGTTGCATAGGCCACATAGGCATCAATTGTTTTCCGATTTTCCCAACCGCCCTCTTTTTGAAGCACCACCGGCATATCAAAATGATATAGATTAATAAAGGGTTCAATGTCATTCTCTAACAATTCATCAATTAGTTCATTATAAAATTTTACAGCTGCAGGATTAATCGCTCCACGGCCTTCTGGAATTAAACGACTCCATTGAATAGAAGTTCGGAAAGAGTTATGTCCAGTTGCTTTTAACAAGGCGACATCTTCTTTAATATGCGTATAAGCTTGTGATGTTTTTTCTGGTCCAATAGTATTGAAATATAATTCCGGTTGCTCTTTGTACCATAAATCCCAAATGTTATCGCCCTTACCATCGTTTTCATAGCGACCTTCTGACTGTGGTCCACTAGATGCAGAGCCCCAGTAAAAATCTTTTGGAAATTGATAATTTGTCATATTATTTCCCTCCTTGATATATGTAAGCGCACTCTTTTATTTCTAATCTAAATCACTTGTTAATTCATCAATTAACAAATGACTGCTACATTATCATGTAAGCGTTACCTCTTATTATCATACAAGAAACAAATAAAAATTGCACCAAAAATCTGTCTAGTCCAATTATAAAGGTACTATCGACCTAACTCATTTACACCTAAAAAAACCGCATTCTAAACATGATATTAGAATACGGCTCTCTGACTTATTTATTTTTCTTAAGGCCATAAAAGTAAATGGCTGCTACAAAGATTGCTCCTCCAACAACATTTCCAAAATACACTGGAATAACATTTTGGATAAACGCTAACCAAGAAGATTCGCCTTCGAAGATGGCCGCTGGGATGACAAACATATTTGCGACACTATGTTGAAAACCAATGGCTACAAAGGTCATAACTGGGAACCAAATCGCTAAAATCTTACCAGCAGCATCTTTCGCACCATAAGCAAGCCAAACTGCCAAACCTACAAACCAGTTACAACCTATGCCTGATATAAAAGCTTGTAAAGCTGTTGCATCGGTTTTAGCTGTAGCGACTGCGACTGTTTTATGTAAGTATTCAGCGCTACTGGTCAAACCCACAACATGTCCAAAAAAATAGGCAACAAACAATGCCCCTAACAGATTGGCAAAAGTGATCACTAACCAATTCGATAATAACTCTTTCATCGTTACTCGTTTGGCAAACCAAGAAGTCGCAACAGCCATAATATTTCCTGTAATCAATTCCCCACCTGCCATCACAATAACAATAAGCCCAATTGGAAAAACGGCAGCTCCTATTAAATTTGCAAAACTACCCCAATCCGTTATCGATGCTATCACTCGAATATAGGCTAAGTAGCCCAAGGAGATCATCGCACCCCCAACAAACCCTAAAATCATTTTTTGAATAAAACCAGTATCTACTTTTCCCCTACCTTTTTCAATCGTGACTTCTAAAATTTCTGACGGTGTTAACATCTAACTATCACTCCTTTAGGTCGTTATACTATGATTTTTTATCCATTATTAGTATATCGTTTTATTAGTCCTTTTTCACTCGTTCCTAGAAAAAAAGACACCCCTATTTCAGAAGTGTCGTTTTGTGTTCAAATTCTTATGGTAAAATATTACCTGCTACTTTATAAAGATCGTACCACTCTTCGTGAGTCAAATAAACATCTGTCGCTTTAATCATTGATTCAATGCGAGAGACATTCATACTTCCCAGTAAAACTTGCATTTTTGCTGGATGACGTAAAATCCAAGCAATGGCAATTGCTGACGAACTGACTTCATATTTATTAGCTAGTTTGTCTAAGGCAGCATTTAATTCCGGGAATTTTTCGTGTCCAATAAAAACACCTTCAAAGTAACCATATTGTAGAGGCGACCATGCTTGTATTGTCATTTTTTCACGACGACTATATTCTAATAAGCCAGCTGAAGGTTGCTCACCTTGATAGATGTTATTAACGTTAAACCCTTCATCTAACATTCCCGTATGTTTTAAGCCAAATTGAAGTTGGTTTACAACCAAAGGTTGTTCAATAGCTGTTTTTAATAATTCAATTTGTTGAGGGTTTTGATTACTCACACCAAATTGACGAACTTTGCCATTTTTTTCTAACTCATTAAATGCAGATGCAATTTCCTCAGGTTCCATTAAAGCATCTGGACGATGTAAAACTAACAAATCTAAATAATCTGTGTCTAAACGCTTAAGAATACCATCAACAGAATCAACAATATGCCCTTTTGAAAAATTAAAACCTTGTTTAGTAATACCACATTTTGATTGTAAAATTAAGTTTTCACGTGAAACATTCAGTTCTTTTATCGCTTTCGAAAAAACTACTTCTGATTCTCCACCACCATAAATATCAGCATGATCAAAGAAATTGATACCTCCTGCAATAGAAGCGTCTAATACTTTTGCTGCTTCACTAATTTCTAAGTTGCTCATTCTCATACAACCTAATGCGATATCTGATACTTTAAGATTTGATTGACCTAATTGAATTTGCTTCATGAGGTTCCTCCTATGTCTTTTATTCACTTTTTAGTTTACGCTATAACGTATCATTATACGAGTGAAAGCGCTTAAAAATCACAACGTTTTTTATCTATTTGTCACATTTCGTCCTATCTTCAAAAGTCGCAAATTATTAATTGCCGTCGAAACAGTGACTCACAACAATATTTTTATCAATACTCGTCTATTTTATCTCCTCAGCTAGCATTTATTACGATTAAGCTCTATCAAACCATTTTTATATTTACTAGTTACTTGTGTTCAAAAAAAGCGCTCTTTTGAATAAACACAGGTTAAATACTTATGTTATAATTAAGAAGGTAAATTTGAGTATTCACTCGACTGTAAAAACAGCTGATTACTCATCTAACATACGATAATATATTTTAGGAGAATGACTAATGAATAAACGTTTAAAGAAAAAAATGGAAAAACGCCAAAAAGAACTTGCGAACCTTAAAGATAAGACAGTTTCAACAGTCTCAAAAACAGTTTTACCTGTTGTTACTAAAGTAGAAGAAGTTATTGCGCCTGTAGTTTCAAAAGTAGAAGAAAAAATCACTTCTACAAAAACTAAAGCGGTTGTATCTAGCACACGAAAAGCCAAACTTACAAAAC comes from Brochothrix thermosphacta DSM 20171 = FSL F6-1036 and encodes:
- a CDS encoding glycoside hydrolase family 1 protein codes for the protein MTNYQFPKDFYWGSASSGPQSEGRYENDGKGDNIWDLWYKEQPELYFNTIGPEKTSQAYTHIKEDVALLKATGHNSFRTSIQWSRLIPEGRGAINPAAVKFYNELIDELLENDIEPFINLYHFDMPVVLQKEGGWENRKTIDAYVAYATACFELFGDRVKKWFTHNEPIVPVEGGYLYGFHYPHEVSFKAAVQVGYHEMLASAKAIAAYRALGKIGEIGIILNLTPSYARDENNPSDVKAAQFADGFFNRSFLDPSVLGEYPADLIDDLRSADVLPSYLVEDLEIIKNNTVDLLGINYYQPRRIQARENPHEWSVPMPEDFFETYDMPNKKINPYRGWEIYEKGIYDTLTNIRENYGNIPCYISENGMGVEDESRFIDKQGQINDDYRIEFVSEHLKYVHQAITEGSNVRGYHMWTFIDNWSWLNAYKNRYGFVSLDLENDGKRTIKKSGHWYKKVSENNGFED
- a CDS encoding formate/nitrite transporter family protein, with translation MLTPSEILEVTIEKGRGKVDTGFIQKMILGFVGGAMISLGYLAYIRVIASITDWGSFANLIGAAVFPIGLIVIVMAGGELITGNIMAVATSWFAKRVTMKELLSNWLVITFANLLGALFVAYFFGHVVGLTSSAEYLHKTVAVATAKTDATALQAFISGIGCNWFVGLAVWLAYGAKDAAGKILAIWFPVMTFVAIGFQHSVANMFVIPAAIFEGESSWLAFIQNVIPVYFGNVVGGAIFVAAIYFYGLKKNK
- a CDS encoding aldo/keto reductase, yielding MKQIQLGQSNLKVSDIALGCMRMSNLEISEAAKVLDASIAGGINFFDHADIYGGGESEVVFSKAIKELNVSRENLILQSKCGITKQGFNFSKGHIVDSVDGILKRLDTDYLDLLVLHRPDALMEPEEIASAFNELEKNGKVRQFGVSNQNPQQIELLKTAIEQPLVVNQLQFGLKHTGMLDEGFNVNNIYQGEQPSAGLLEYSRREKMTIQAWSPLQYGYFEGVFIGHEKFPELNAALDKLANKYEVSSSAIAIAWILRHPAKMQVLLGSMNVSRIESMIKATDVYLTHEEWYDLYKVAGNILP